A stretch of the Bacillus sp. FJAT-18017 genome encodes the following:
- the gcvPB gene encoding aminomethyl-transferring glycine dehydrogenase subunit GcvPB codes for MHNEDQSLIFEMSKPGRIGYSLPEMDVPELDLNGLLPVGYVREEEPNLPEVSELDIMRHYTALSKRNHGVDSGFYPLGSCTMKYNPKINENVARYSGFAHIHPLQDESSVQGALELLYDLQQHLKEITGMDEVTLQPAAGAHGEWTGLMMIRAYHEANGDTKRTKVVVPDSAHGTNPASATVAGFDTITVKSNEHGLVDLDDLRRVVGEDTAALMLTNPNTLGLFEENILEMAEIVHGAGGKLYYDGANLNAVLSKARPGDMGFDVVHLNLHKTFTGPHGGGGPGSGPVGVKSDLIPYLPKPVITKREDKYVFDYDRPQSIGRVKPYYGNFGINVRAYTYIRSMGPDGLKAVTEYAVLNANYMMRRLQPYYDLPFDRHCKHEFVLSGRRQKKLGVRTLDIAKRLLDFGYHPPTIYFPLNVEECIMIEPTETESKETLDGFIDTMIQIAKEAEENPEIVQEAPHTTVVGRLDETTAARKPVLRYKQA; via the coding sequence ATGCATAACGAGGATCAGTCGCTAATTTTCGAAATGAGCAAACCTGGCCGCATCGGCTACAGCCTGCCGGAAATGGATGTCCCTGAACTTGATTTGAATGGCCTACTTCCAGTCGGCTATGTACGGGAAGAGGAACCAAATCTTCCTGAGGTTTCCGAATTGGATATTATGCGCCATTACACAGCATTATCCAAGAGAAACCACGGCGTCGATTCAGGATTTTATCCGTTAGGCTCGTGTACGATGAAATATAATCCAAAAATCAATGAAAACGTCGCTAGATACAGCGGCTTTGCCCATATCCATCCTCTTCAGGATGAGAGCTCTGTCCAGGGTGCGCTTGAACTGCTTTATGATTTGCAGCAGCATTTAAAGGAAATAACCGGGATGGACGAAGTTACCCTGCAGCCTGCTGCGGGAGCGCATGGCGAGTGGACAGGCTTAATGATGATCCGTGCATACCATGAAGCAAACGGAGATACAAAACGTACCAAAGTTGTTGTTCCAGACTCTGCACACGGGACAAACCCCGCATCGGCAACTGTAGCCGGTTTTGATACGATTACTGTTAAATCGAATGAACATGGATTAGTTGACCTGGATGACCTTCGCAGAGTAGTAGGCGAGGATACAGCCGCTCTGATGCTGACAAATCCGAATACACTTGGGCTTTTTGAGGAAAACATCCTTGAGATGGCCGAAATCGTCCATGGTGCTGGCGGAAAGCTTTATTATGATGGAGCGAACCTAAACGCAGTACTTTCCAAAGCACGGCCTGGAGACATGGGATTTGACGTGGTCCACCTTAATCTTCATAAGACATTTACTGGCCCGCATGGTGGCGGCGGACCGGGTTCAGGACCTGTAGGTGTTAAATCTGACTTGATTCCATATCTTCCAAAACCGGTCATTACGAAGAGGGAAGACAAGTATGTGTTTGATTATGACAGACCGCAATCGATTGGTCGTGTTAAACCGTACTATGGAAACTTCGGGATTAATGTCCGCGCCTATACGTATATCCGCTCAATGGGCCCTGATGGTTTGAAGGCGGTAACTGAGTATGCAGTGCTGAACGCAAACTATATGATGAGAAGATTACAGCCTTATTATGACCTTCCATTCGATAGGCACTGCAAGCACGAATTCGTATTGAGCGGCCGCAGGCAGAAGAAGCTTGGTGTAAGGACACTCGATATTGCGAAAAGGCTGCTTGATTTCGGTTATCATCCACCAACCATCTACTTCCCGCTTAACGTAGAGGAATGTATCATGATTGAGCCAACTGAAACTGAGTCAAAAGAAACGCTGGATGGGTTTATCGATACAATGATCCAAATCGCGAAAGAAGCTGAGGAAAACCCGGAAATCGTCCAGGAAGCGCCTCATACGACGGTGGTTGGACGGCTAGATGAAACAACTGCAGCAAGAAAACCGGTATTAAGATATAAACAGGCATAA
- a CDS encoding rhodanese-like domain-containing protein — METLYFLLVLLAGFLVYSIIAWLIQRRIVKTLSEEEFRAGYRKAQLIDVREPNEYNAGHILGARNIPLSQMKTRIKEIRPDQPVYLYCQSGMRSGRAAQFLYRRGYRNLVQLQGGFKKWSGKIKAKK; from the coding sequence TTGGAAACACTATATTTCTTACTCGTACTGCTCGCTGGTTTTCTTGTCTATTCAATCATAGCCTGGCTGATCCAGCGCAGGATTGTAAAAACATTGTCGGAAGAAGAATTCCGGGCAGGCTACAGGAAAGCCCAGCTCATTGATGTGCGTGAACCAAACGAATACAATGCTGGCCATATCCTTGGTGCAAGGAACATCCCACTTTCCCAAATGAAGACACGGATCAAGGAAATTCGTCCGGACCAGCCTGTCTACCTTTATTGCCAAAGCGGAATGAGAAGCGGACGTGCGGCACAATTTCTATACAGAAGAGGTTATCGCAACCTTGTTCAGCTCCAAGGCGGCTTTAAAAAGTGGTCTGGAAAAATAAAAGCAAAAAAATAA
- a CDS encoding lipoate--protein ligase family protein — MKEQWYFIDSGNCSPSFNMALDEALLGWHSSGEIPPVVRFYGWDPATLSIGYFQKVEKEINMEAVKQHGLGFVRRPTGGRGVLHEHELTYSVIVSEQHPKMPHTVTEAYRVISEGILEGFRNLGLDAYFAVPRTDEEKSALKNPRSSVCFDAPSWYELVVEGRKVAGSAQTRQKGVILQHGSILLDLDEDKLFSLFNYSSERLKERMKSAFKDKAVPINDISPRKIGIDEAKSAFFNGFEKGLEIELISYQLTDEQMEYVKKLAADVYENDEWNFKR; from the coding sequence ATGAAAGAACAATGGTATTTTATAGATTCGGGAAATTGTTCCCCTTCATTTAACATGGCGCTGGATGAGGCCCTTCTTGGTTGGCACAGTTCCGGCGAAATCCCCCCGGTGGTGAGGTTTTACGGATGGGATCCAGCCACACTGTCTATCGGGTATTTCCAGAAGGTTGAAAAAGAAATTAACATGGAAGCAGTCAAACAACATGGCTTAGGTTTTGTTAGAAGGCCTACAGGAGGCCGCGGTGTCCTTCATGAACATGAATTAACCTATAGTGTCATTGTCTCCGAACAACATCCAAAAATGCCTCACACGGTTACAGAAGCATATAGAGTTATCTCGGAAGGAATTCTAGAGGGCTTCCGAAATCTCGGCCTTGATGCTTATTTTGCCGTTCCAAGAACCGATGAGGAAAAAAGCGCGCTGAAAAATCCGCGATCCTCGGTTTGCTTTGATGCGCCTAGCTGGTATGAGCTTGTCGTTGAGGGACGCAAGGTTGCAGGAAGCGCCCAGACACGCCAAAAAGGTGTCATTCTCCAGCATGGTTCCATCCTATTGGATCTTGATGAGGATAAGCTTTTCAGCCTGTTCAATTATTCAAGTGAGCGGCTGAAGGAAAGAATGAAGTCTGCATTCAAAGACAAAGCTGTCCCAATCAATGATATCAGCCCTCGCAAGATTGGAATTGACGAAGCAAAGTCGGCGTTTTTCAATGGATTTGAAAAAGGACTGGAAATTGAACTAATTTCCTATCAGCTGACAGATGAGCAAATGGAGTATGTGAAAAAATTGGCAGCGGACGTTTATGAGAACGACGAATGGAACTTTAAACGATAA
- a CDS encoding LAGLIDADG family homing endonuclease — MKVNHKPRRRAYGARDKERLVKTIIELHNQGLSQVDIAKIIHVSRGTILRWNKEMNFFTPRKPGEAGKLKSRTYQYNENYFSEIRKPNQAYLVGYILGDGTLIDRKKSKRLVLSLAENDRQLLFDIAAELNMTPVIKFRKANNPKEQNKYSLPVNSTQICNDLIDLGIRPQKTGSEKWINFMDKQLQWAFLRGFFDADGHIRVYFRNGYLKTRLGFTGSREMMEAILSFMQENGIGNNVKSIIPKQGCYDLYFSSLNDVRLIYESLYNSGTLKLNRKYYKFLSLMI; from the coding sequence GTGAAAGTAAACCATAAGCCACGGAGACGGGCATATGGGGCGCGAGACAAAGAGAGATTAGTTAAAACTATTATAGAACTGCATAATCAAGGATTAAGTCAGGTTGATATCGCAAAAATCATTCATGTAAGTAGAGGGACGATTTTAAGATGGAATAAAGAAATGAACTTCTTTACTCCTCGAAAGCCAGGAGAAGCGGGAAAGTTAAAATCTAGAACCTATCAATACAATGAGAATTATTTCTCGGAAATTAGGAAACCCAATCAAGCATATTTGGTTGGATACATTCTGGGAGACGGAACTTTAATTGATAGAAAAAAATCAAAACGATTAGTATTAAGCTTAGCCGAAAATGATAGGCAACTGCTATTTGATATAGCAGCTGAGTTGAATATGACTCCTGTAATCAAGTTTAGAAAAGCCAATAATCCAAAAGAGCAAAATAAATACTCCTTACCAGTAAACTCGACTCAAATATGTAATGATTTAATCGACTTGGGGATCAGACCCCAAAAAACTGGTTCCGAAAAATGGATTAATTTTATGGATAAGCAATTGCAATGGGCTTTTTTAAGAGGATTTTTTGATGCAGATGGTCATATCCGAGTTTACTTCAGAAATGGTTATCTTAAAACTAGGTTAGGTTTTACTGGTTCTAGAGAAATGATGGAAGCTATATTGAGTTTTATGCAGGAAAATGGAATTGGTAATAATGTGAAATCCATCATTCCCAAACAAGGCTGTTATGACCTCTACTTCTCAAGTTTGAACGATGTGCGGTTAATCTATGAAAGCCTCTATAATAGTGGAACTTTAAAACTTAATCGAAAATATTATAAATTTCTCTCTTTGATGATATAG